The following proteins come from a genomic window of Candidatus Latescibacter sp.:
- a CDS encoding single-stranded DNA-binding protein has product MARALNKVMLIGNLGADPEIKYTPNGTAVANLRIATSDNRKNKDGEWEERTEWHRVVMYGRQAEVSKDYLKKGSKVYIEGKLETRSWEDQSGQKHYATDIVGNNLILLDAKGQGQGAGPDDSSPSKKPQAGRSGSPVPPENFPQEEDDLPF; this is encoded by the coding sequence ATGGCTCGCGCGTTAAATAAGGTCATGTTGATCGGAAATCTGGGCGCCGATCCTGAAATCAAGTACACACCCAACGGCACCGCGGTGGCCAACTTGCGGATCGCCACCTCGGACAACCGCAAGAACAAGGACGGGGAGTGGGAAGAGCGGACCGAATGGCACCGGGTGGTGATGTACGGCCGTCAGGCTGAAGTCAGCAAGGATTACCTCAAAAAGGGTAGCAAGGTATACATAGAGGGAAAGCTCGAAACCAGGTCATGGGAAGACCAGAGCGGCCAGAAGCATTATGCTACCGACATTGTCGGAAACAACCTGATTCTTCTCGACGCGAAAGGTCAGGGTCAGGGCGCAGGACCGGATGACAGCTCACCTTCAAAAAAGCCCCAGGCCGGACGGAGCGGCTCACCGGTTCCCCCGGAGAATTTCCCCCAGGAAGAGGATGATCTTCCCTTTTGA